A region from the Leptospirillum ferriphilum ML-04 genome encodes:
- a CDS encoding DUF1015 domain-containing protein, with protein sequence MSEIVPFRGLVYKNGLKENMDRLTAPPYDIISKEAQKEFYAMDPNNVIRLELPIPPDKEGPGNNRYTEARKELDRMRKEGVLVVDPQPAIYPYSMTYKDPYTRKERTIRGLVARIRLEEWEKKVVYPHEKTLAGPKEDRMSLFKETQAAFSQIFCLYPDPAASVVKKLYASATPRFQAKDQDGVVHALMSVTDPAVLAEVQQYFSKVPLFIADGHHRYETYLAYRNFRRSQEPEAGPNAPFEFITVFLAALEDENLTVLPTHRMIHNVPPELISGLFRQDGVLKTEEIFSYENKEQFLKILMSSDTSRILFGLIRKDPKELRIVSLNKEKGAGVRSLDSWWLQESVLGPVLGIVPERVAKEDLLRYSKSAEDVIQKVGAGEYPVAFLLRPSSPRVVEEVSLRGELMPQKSTYFYPKPLTGMVMTLL encoded by the coding sequence ATGTCTGAAATCGTTCCATTCAGGGGATTAGTTTATAAAAACGGACTCAAAGAGAATATGGATCGTTTGACGGCCCCTCCCTACGACATTATCTCAAAAGAAGCTCAAAAAGAATTTTATGCGATGGATCCGAACAATGTTATTCGTCTGGAATTGCCAATTCCTCCAGACAAGGAAGGTCCAGGCAATAATCGGTATACGGAAGCTCGAAAAGAATTGGACAGGATGAGAAAGGAAGGCGTTCTTGTCGTTGACCCCCAGCCGGCCATTTATCCCTATTCGATGACCTATAAGGATCCCTATACACGAAAAGAGAGAACGATCAGGGGACTCGTTGCACGCATCAGACTCGAAGAGTGGGAAAAAAAAGTCGTCTATCCTCATGAAAAAACACTGGCTGGGCCAAAAGAAGACCGTATGTCTCTGTTTAAGGAAACACAGGCCGCATTCAGCCAGATTTTTTGTTTGTATCCCGATCCTGCAGCATCTGTCGTGAAAAAACTTTATGCATCCGCCACTCCACGTTTCCAGGCAAAAGATCAGGACGGTGTTGTACATGCCTTGATGTCGGTGACAGACCCGGCGGTCCTTGCGGAAGTGCAGCAATATTTTTCAAAGGTGCCATTGTTTATTGCCGATGGTCACCATCGGTATGAAACGTATCTTGCTTATCGAAATTTTCGGCGGTCCCAGGAACCCGAAGCGGGTCCGAATGCTCCATTTGAATTTATTACGGTTTTTCTGGCAGCTCTTGAAGATGAAAACCTCACGGTTTTGCCAACTCACAGAATGATCCATAATGTCCCGCCGGAATTGATCTCTGGTCTCTTTCGGCAGGACGGGGTCCTGAAGACGGAAGAAATTTTCTCCTATGAAAATAAAGAACAGTTTTTGAAGATCTTGATGTCATCAGATACGAGCAGAATTCTTTTTGGACTGATTCGCAAAGATCCGAAAGAGTTGAGGATTGTATCACTGAATAAGGAAAAAGGGGCTGGCGTTCGCTCGCTGGACAGTTGGTGGCTCCAGGAAAGTGTGCTTGGCCCCGTTTTGGGGATTGTTCCCGAGCGCGTCGCGAAGGAAGATTTGCTCCGGTATAGCAAGTCGGCAGAGGATGTGATTCAAAAGGTTGGTGCCGGGGAATATCCGGTCGCTTTTCTCCTGAGACCATCTTCTCCCAGAGTTGTGGAGGAAGTCTCTCTGAGGGGAGAATTAATGCCGCAAAAGTCGACCTATTTTTATCCGAAACCATTAACAGGAATGGTGATGACCCTTCTTTAA
- a CDS encoding polyprenyl synthetase family protein translates to MNPLSATGLKNVWADYEQDLLAVENCLIEYGGDTNDYIREVTSHIIQSGGKRLRPLLMIIASRISGYSGPHISLLSAVVEFIHTATLLHDDVVDHAEMRRGKLSANQIWGNQTAVLVGDYLYATALWMATGVHNHEINDTLTLACRKMSEGEVLELILDNNLSAREEDYLSVVECKTAALTAGTCRIGAILGGADTEKKKALEDFGYNIGMSFQIADDALDYMAREERLGKTLGKDLSEGKMTLPLLHCLSRATSAQRESLVQKIGKGDVTEQHLHEVIELMKSTGSLEFSLEKAISFVQKAKASLEAFPDSLHKQNLLFLSDFVIERDI, encoded by the coding sequence ATGAATCCATTGTCGGCAACAGGTTTAAAAAATGTTTGGGCAGATTACGAACAGGATCTGCTCGCGGTTGAAAATTGCCTGATCGAATACGGGGGCGATACCAACGATTATATACGAGAGGTCACTTCCCATATTATTCAAAGTGGGGGGAAAAGACTCAGGCCTCTTCTGATGATCATTGCTTCGCGCATTTCCGGATATTCAGGTCCGCACATTTCCCTTCTTTCAGCCGTTGTTGAATTTATTCACACGGCAACCCTTCTGCATGACGATGTTGTTGATCATGCGGAAATGCGTCGTGGAAAACTTTCCGCGAACCAGATCTGGGGCAATCAGACAGCGGTTCTCGTAGGGGACTATCTTTACGCAACTGCTCTCTGGATGGCGACAGGTGTCCATAATCATGAAATCAATGACACATTGACACTTGCCTGTCGAAAAATGTCCGAAGGTGAGGTCCTCGAACTGATTCTCGACAATAACCTTTCAGCCAGAGAAGAAGATTATTTAAGTGTTGTCGAGTGCAAGACGGCGGCTCTTACGGCGGGAACATGCAGAATTGGAGCTATTCTCGGGGGCGCGGACACGGAGAAAAAAAAGGCGCTTGAGGATTTTGGATACAATATTGGCATGTCTTTCCAGATTGCAGATGATGCTCTGGATTATATGGCCCGGGAGGAGCGGCTGGGAAAAACTCTCGGAAAAGATCTGTCTGAAGGAAAGATGACCCTTCCCTTGCTTCATTGTCTTTCCCGGGCGACATCTGCACAACGGGAAAGTCTTGTTCAGAAAATTGGAAAAGGTGATGTCACTGAACAGCATCTGCATGAAGTTATCGAGCTGATGAAGTCGACAGGGTCGCTCGAATTTTCCCTTGAAAAAGCAATCTCTTTTGTCCAAAAAGCGAAGGCTTCTCTTGAAGCATTTCCGGATTCCCTTCACAAACAGAACCTTCTGTTTCTGTCTGACTTCGTCATCGAAAGAGACATCTGA
- a CDS encoding site-2 protease family protein — protein MGILTLHEIGHLLAARWHGLPFSPPYFIPAPTLIGTFGAIIRMPPVSHTRKSLFDIGISGPLAGLFPSLIALGWGLHLSRPDFQPDSSGIGLGESILFHYISTFLGPSLGSHQSLVLSPIGFAGWTGLFVTALNLIPVGQLDGSHFLFVFWKQHIHRFIWIVILATLAWMGFFYWEGWWVWFLFALLMGPKHFPVSDPDEPLGKPRVFLAIFMIFLEILIFVPSPFTNH, from the coding sequence ATGGGGATTTTGACTTTACATGAAATAGGGCATCTTCTTGCCGCAAGATGGCATGGTCTCCCTTTTTCCCCTCCGTATTTCATTCCTGCCCCAACATTGATCGGAACCTTTGGTGCAATTATCCGGATGCCTCCGGTATCCCACACAAGGAAAAGTCTCTTTGATATAGGCATTTCAGGCCCTCTGGCGGGTTTGTTTCCGTCTCTGATTGCCCTGGGGTGGGGACTCCATCTTTCCCGACCGGATTTTCAGCCAGACTCCTCTGGAATTGGACTGGGAGAATCCATCCTTTTCCATTATATTTCAACTTTTCTTGGACCATCGCTCGGCTCCCACCAATCTCTGGTCTTGTCTCCGATCGGTTTCGCAGGATGGACAGGTCTTTTTGTCACTGCCCTCAACCTGATACCGGTTGGCCAGCTGGACGGAAGTCATTTTCTGTTTGTTTTCTGGAAACAACACATCCATCGATTTATATGGATTGTTATACTCGCGACTTTGGCATGGATGGGTTTTTTTTATTGGGAAGGCTGGTGGGTCTGGTTCCTTTTTGCCCTTTTGATGGGTCCAAAACATTTTCCTGTGTCTGATCCGGATGAACCTCTCGGCAAGCCAAGAGTTTTTCTCGCAATATTCATGATTTTTCTTGAAATTCTCATCTTTGTCCCGTCTCCTTTTACAAACCACTGA
- a CDS encoding inositol monophosphatase family protein translates to MDWDMQSVRRVAREAALSAGNILLEGYSREIKISYKGTIDLVTEIDWASEKEIVRLIRSRFPEHSILGEEGGVLAGPGTERWIIDPLDGTTNYTHHFPFFCISIGFESEGEVLYGLIFDPLRQQIFEAVKEEGAMLNERRISVSRNPRLSQSLLVTGFSSSKPEDPERDNLPFFNQLSRKVQGIRRTGSAALDLCYVAMGAVDGFWEIGLAPWDTAAGSLIVREAGGRTSDRKNARHELTSPMIVASNGIIHDEIIDVLNSVSGL, encoded by the coding sequence TTGGATTGGGACATGCAGTCTGTGCGACGGGTCGCTCGAGAGGCGGCCCTGAGTGCTGGAAATATTTTATTGGAGGGTTATTCGAGGGAGATCAAAATTTCTTACAAAGGAACAATTGATCTTGTGACAGAAATCGATTGGGCATCGGAAAAAGAAATTGTCCGTCTAATCAGGAGCCGTTTTCCGGAGCATTCCATTCTGGGAGAAGAAGGCGGTGTTCTTGCCGGGCCCGGAACCGAACGATGGATCATTGATCCTCTGGATGGAACAACAAACTATACGCATCACTTTCCCTTTTTTTGTATTTCCATCGGATTTGAATCGGAAGGAGAGGTTCTCTACGGACTGATTTTTGATCCCCTGAGACAACAAATCTTTGAGGCAGTGAAAGAAGAGGGGGCGATGCTTAATGAAAGGCGCATCTCTGTTTCACGAAACCCTCGGCTTTCTCAAAGCCTTCTTGTGACAGGATTTTCATCCTCCAAGCCCGAAGATCCCGAAAGGGATAATTTGCCCTTTTTTAACCAGCTGTCCAGAAAGGTGCAGGGGATCCGCCGAACAGGTTCTGCAGCGCTAGATCTATGTTATGTGGCGATGGGAGCCGTCGATGGATTCTGGGAAATCGGTCTCGCACCGTGGGATACCGCTGCGGGGAGTCTTATTGTTCGCGAAGCCGGTGGAAGAACGAGCGATAGAAAAAACGCAAGACATGAGTTGACAAGTCCTATGATTGTTGCTTCCAACGGAATTATTCATGATGAAATTATTGATGTCCTGAATTCTGTCAGTGGTTTGTAA
- the ppcA gene encoding phosphoenolpyruvate carboxylase, whose amino-acid sequence MTKAFKSPVHHQSYLDRKIPTTMATQHPDNARAPYWKTNNDPFISTLDEIEECYRTYTDLGCQEYMWDWEGKYVDEGVVDKLFSLYHPYFSENQLGKDVFLTFRLPNIWYEKEYRIARAYIGILTFEELSRDLGLNSPPVFEVILPMTDEAQKMIYLKTTFRKIAKLKSQVFDETTEASDPSYLQVIPLIEGVPQLAASHNILMEYADLHQKEYGSKPSYLRPFIARSDPALNAGFIPATIAAKVALSEYYKFGQESGIAIFPIMGVGSLPFRGGLNPFTVSQFLDEYPGVRTVTLQSAFRYDYPLDSVKEAIHSLNRALPFTKPLTYTEEEIAMGERLAQLFSTIYQETVEEIADAINQISSHIPPRRERKLHIGLFGYSRGIGQKRLPRAISFTGALYSLGVPPELIAIGRGIEAAIKENLEDALFMFCRHLKEDLRHAGHYLNRENLRFFASGNPAWERILEDIIIAEKYFKLELGPVTTEHYLHRNIVSSIYFLTQEEKDISPYLFDAALLRRSLG is encoded by the coding sequence GTGACGAAAGCGTTCAAGTCCCCCGTACATCATCAATCATACCTGGACCGCAAAATTCCTACGACGATGGCAACACAGCACCCGGATAATGCGAGAGCTCCTTACTGGAAAACCAACAATGATCCTTTCATCAGCACCCTGGATGAAATCGAGGAATGCTACAGAACCTACACAGATCTCGGTTGTCAGGAATACATGTGGGACTGGGAAGGGAAATATGTGGATGAAGGCGTTGTGGACAAGCTTTTTTCCCTCTATCATCCCTATTTTTCCGAAAATCAGCTCGGCAAGGATGTTTTCCTCACATTTCGCCTTCCCAACATTTGGTATGAAAAAGAGTATCGCATTGCCCGGGCGTATATCGGAATTCTGACTTTCGAAGAGTTGTCCAGAGACCTTGGACTCAATTCACCCCCGGTTTTTGAAGTGATTCTGCCGATGACAGATGAAGCTCAAAAAATGATTTACCTGAAAACGACCTTTCGCAAAATTGCCAAACTCAAAAGCCAGGTTTTTGACGAAACAACGGAGGCCAGCGACCCGTCCTATCTTCAGGTCATCCCCCTTATCGAAGGAGTCCCGCAGCTGGCAGCCTCGCATAACATCTTGATGGAGTATGCGGATCTTCACCAGAAAGAATACGGAAGCAAACCGTCTTATCTCAGACCTTTTATTGCCCGCTCGGATCCCGCCCTGAACGCCGGCTTTATTCCGGCCACGATTGCAGCCAAAGTCGCCCTGTCGGAATATTATAAGTTCGGGCAAGAATCAGGCATCGCCATCTTTCCGATCATGGGTGTCGGTTCTTTGCCTTTTCGGGGAGGACTGAATCCGTTCACGGTCTCGCAGTTCCTGGATGAATATCCTGGTGTCCGGACGGTAACCCTTCAATCCGCCTTTCGCTATGATTATCCTCTCGACAGCGTCAAGGAAGCCATCCATTCCTTGAACAGGGCTCTCCCTTTTACAAAACCTCTTACCTACACGGAAGAAGAAATTGCAATGGGAGAGAGGCTCGCCCAACTTTTTTCCACGATCTATCAAGAGACAGTGGAAGAAATTGCCGACGCGATCAACCAGATTTCGTCTCATATTCCTCCCAGAAGAGAACGAAAACTTCATATCGGTCTTTTTGGATATTCCCGGGGAATTGGACAAAAAAGGCTTCCCCGCGCCATTAGTTTCACAGGGGCTCTCTACTCCCTGGGGGTTCCCCCGGAACTGATCGCTATCGGAAGAGGGATCGAAGCGGCCATAAAGGAAAACCTTGAAGACGCCCTCTTTATGTTTTGCAGGCATCTCAAGGAAGATTTACGCCATGCAGGCCATTATCTCAACCGCGAAAACCTGCGGTTTTTCGCCTCTGGAAATCCTGCATGGGAACGCATACTGGAAGATATCATCATTGCGGAAAAATATTTTAAGCTCGAATTAGGTCCTGTGACGACAGAGCATTACCTGCATCGAAACATTGTTTCAAGCATTTACTTTTTGACCCAGGAAGAAAAAGATATTTCTCCATACCTCTTTGACGCGGCTCTTTTGAGACGTTCTTTAGGGTAA
- the lpxC gene encoding UDP-3-O-acyl-N-acetylglucosamine deacetylase, with the protein MRNQRTLKKAVHLNGVSLHSGKIAQVRILPAPPDSGIQFIRTDQGNLRIPALIHHVSQEKSVLSTTLEKEGVFVQTIEHLMSAINGFYLDNLNIEIDGPELPILDGSSIPYLQAFRSAGAHEQSLKQSFYTVSKVVEFEEGEKKIRIEPSQELSVEYSISFGSRLQQSFRFSLRKGDFESDIAHAKTFCFLEDIEKMQSAGLAKGGSMDNAIIIGQNGVINPSIQTYQDEFVRHKILDFLGDIRLLNKPLVGRFSVSRGGHAFHSRFLSFLLEKDLLVPIESPNNVSPWIGLPVAVPV; encoded by the coding sequence ATGCGAAATCAGAGAACCCTGAAAAAAGCTGTTCATTTGAATGGAGTGTCCCTTCATAGCGGGAAAATTGCGCAGGTCCGCATACTCCCTGCCCCGCCAGATTCAGGGATCCAGTTCATAAGAACAGATCAAGGGAATCTGAGAATACCCGCTCTGATCCATCATGTGTCCCAGGAAAAGTCTGTGCTGTCGACCACATTGGAAAAAGAGGGTGTCTTTGTTCAGACGATCGAACATCTTATGTCGGCTATCAATGGTTTTTACCTGGACAATCTGAATATAGAGATTGATGGTCCCGAACTTCCCATTCTTGATGGAAGCTCTATCCCTTACCTTCAGGCGTTCCGGTCTGCAGGGGCTCACGAGCAATCTCTGAAACAGTCTTTCTATACAGTTTCGAAAGTCGTTGAGTTTGAGGAAGGGGAAAAAAAGATTCGTATCGAACCCTCTCAGGAATTATCCGTTGAGTATTCCATCTCTTTTGGTTCGCGTCTTCAGCAGTCCTTTCGCTTTTCTCTCAGAAAGGGAGATTTTGAATCCGATATTGCCCATGCCAAAACCTTTTGTTTTTTGGAAGACATTGAAAAGATGCAATCTGCAGGGCTTGCAAAAGGCGGGTCGATGGACAATGCGATTATCATTGGACAGAATGGCGTGATCAACCCATCTATTCAGACTTATCAAGATGAATTTGTCAGACACAAAATACTGGATTTTCTTGGTGATATCCGGTTGTTAAACAAACCTTTGGTCGGTCGATTTTCCGTATCCCGTGGAGGACATGCTTTTCATTCGAGATTTCTCTCGTTCTTGTTGGAGAAAGATCTTCTTGTGCCGATCGAATCTCCAAACAATGTCAGCCCCTGGATTGGGTTACCGGTCGCTGTCCCTGTCTAA
- a CDS encoding bifunctional nuclease family protein, which translates to MIEMFVREIFFDGSTKSYILILQDEEKNSTLPIWIGPFEAQAISMGKAGTAPERPQTHDLFVSLLNHLKIRILSAVIEKVEEGTFFSRIHLLSESSEFSIDARPSDAVAIAIRAQVPIYVKEEVIHQIPEHPDFRQLLDSPEDSDPPE; encoded by the coding sequence ATGATAGAAATGTTCGTGAGAGAAATTTTTTTTGACGGGTCAACAAAATCTTATATTCTGATTTTGCAGGATGAAGAGAAAAACAGTACACTCCCCATCTGGATAGGTCCATTTGAAGCACAGGCTATTTCGATGGGGAAAGCGGGTACGGCGCCAGAGCGCCCCCAGACACATGATCTCTTTGTGTCATTGCTGAACCATTTAAAGATAAGGATTCTTTCCGCTGTCATAGAAAAAGTGGAAGAAGGAACATTTTTCTCAAGGATTCACTTATTATCCGAGTCTTCAGAGTTTTCAATAGATGCCAGACCAAGTGATGCAGTGGCGATTGCTATCCGTGCCCAGGTTCCTATTTATGTGAAAGAAGAGGTCATCCATCAAATTCCTGAACATCCAGATTTCAGGCAACTCCTCGACAGCCCGGAAGATTCGGATCCCCCTGAATAG
- a CDS encoding 2Fe-2S iron-sulfur cluster-binding protein → MPKLKIVELNKELDIEQGIPILMGASLQGVNFGFICGGNAACGTCTVVVKEGADSLKPRNAKESFLAKAMMLGDDQRLGCQTEMGSGDLTVSIPALGRPASPFSLPFPR, encoded by the coding sequence ATGCCCAAGCTCAAGATTGTTGAATTAAACAAGGAACTGGATATTGAACAAGGAATTCCCATACTGATGGGAGCAAGCCTTCAGGGCGTCAATTTTGGATTCATTTGTGGCGGGAATGCAGCTTGTGGAACGTGTACAGTCGTCGTCAAGGAAGGGGCAGACTCTTTGAAACCCCGAAATGCAAAAGAGTCTTTTCTCGCGAAAGCCATGATGCTCGGTGATGACCAGCGCCTGGGCTGCCAAACGGAAATGGGTTCCGGCGATTTAACTGTCTCTATTCCAGCCCTCGGACGACCCGCTTCTCCTTTTTCCCTCCCCTTTCCACGGTAA
- a CDS encoding sulfurtransferase TusA family protein has product MTETEVLDCSGLACPMPVLKTRKSIDQLNVGDVLLMISTDPGSRPDMEAWTKKTGHSLIEFKKEEDKFKFWIKKTHP; this is encoded by the coding sequence ATGACAGAGACAGAAGTACTCGATTGTTCAGGGTTGGCGTGTCCGATGCCCGTATTAAAGACAAGAAAATCAATTGATCAGCTTAATGTCGGAGATGTTTTGTTAATGATATCAACGGATCCTGGGTCCCGTCCGGATATGGAAGCCTGGACAAAGAAAACGGGGCACTCCCTGATCGAGTTTAAAAAAGAAGAGGACAAATTCAAATTCTGGATCAAAAAAACGCATCCATAA
- a CDS encoding ribonuclease III family protein yields the protein MKGGALFEYRAKNLPRAPEHLIRILGLPFKPTMRIEEALTHRSASHERGRKTPIPNYERLEFLGDRVIGLIVSEYLLNTWPSASEGDIGQIFSGIVSTQTLASIARRMDLGSYMILGKGSHSSGDRENSSLLADTFESLAAAIYLEYGLETCRQVLIPWFTQPLIEIVQKIENLREIRDSSSGPGSSVIATQPAPPRAGSLNYKLLLQKWCQSKAEELPVYQVLEEIGPAHQRRFRLGVFLKGKQLGEAEGTTKRGASVHAAKNAWERIQSGFNILGDEVQDSVETHSGSEGNPLENQKNETQPLDDKPRGENEQKNDQISFPENSEEGLEKKFDEEESSHPDNVKHSETQDETFGLDESVLYSGIARETHKEESGG from the coding sequence ATGAAAGGGGGGGCTTTGTTCGAATACAGGGCGAAAAACCTTCCAAGAGCTCCAGAGCATCTCATACGAATACTGGGCTTACCATTTAAACCGACGATGCGCATTGAAGAAGCGTTAACGCATCGGTCCGCCTCCCATGAAAGAGGCCGGAAGACCCCGATCCCCAATTATGAGCGTCTGGAATTTCTTGGGGACAGGGTCATTGGGTTGATCGTGAGCGAGTACCTTCTCAACACATGGCCATCTGCTTCTGAAGGAGATATCGGACAGATTTTTTCAGGGATCGTCAGCACCCAGACGCTCGCATCGATAGCGAGAAGGATGGACCTTGGATCTTATATGATCCTCGGTAAGGGCAGCCATTCATCGGGTGACAGAGAAAATTCCTCCTTGTTGGCAGACACCTTTGAATCTTTGGCTGCAGCGATATATCTTGAATATGGCCTTGAAACGTGCAGACAGGTCCTTATTCCCTGGTTTACCCAGCCACTCATCGAAATTGTACAAAAGATCGAAAACTTGAGAGAGATTCGAGATTCTTCCAGTGGGCCTGGTTCTTCCGTTATTGCCACTCAACCCGCTCCTCCAAGGGCCGGAAGTCTGAATTATAAACTTTTGCTTCAGAAATGGTGTCAGTCAAAAGCTGAAGAACTCCCTGTCTATCAGGTTCTGGAAGAGATAGGTCCTGCCCATCAAAGGCGCTTTAGGCTCGGCGTCTTCCTGAAAGGCAAACAATTGGGTGAAGCCGAAGGGACGACAAAAAGAGGAGCGTCTGTTCATGCAGCGAAAAATGCATGGGAGCGTATTCAAAGCGGATTCAATATTTTGGGGGATGAAGTACAGGACTCTGTTGAAACGCATTCCGGCAGCGAAGGAAATCCTTTAGAGAATCAAAAGAACGAAACACAACCTCTGGATGACAAGCCCAGGGGCGAAAACGAACAAAAAAATGACCAAATTTCTTTTCCTGAAAACTCTGAAGAGGGGCTGGAAAAAAAATTTGATGAGGAGGAGTCATCCCATCCTGACAATGTGAAACACTCTGAAACACAAGATGAAACATTCGGGTTGGATGAAAGTGTACTGTATTCAGGAATAGCGAGAGAAACTCATAAGGAAGAAAGCGGGGGATAA
- a CDS encoding 3'-5' exonuclease: MKVTFLDVETTGLLRDSRARIIELGFSSWENGKLLRKTSTLIKGADIVPDNISKINGITTEMLKDAPRFEEVWKSIKGDIQGSLLVAHNLAFDVGMVNRELILADRIPLGNMGIDTLPLSRKMLPELSSYRLGEIAKHMGILNENPHRAMGDLETLEKIVSNLLGSLPGTFDEGVMRLFCLWGGYPAHRYFRDVVQCAFQKKKKISVLADFSRGLQETDPIVLEPLHANAVSLIGEHLGEKLEIPFDRILSLEIEGLLPGEVSMK, encoded by the coding sequence TTGAAAGTCACATTTTTGGATGTTGAAACGACTGGGTTGTTAAGAGATTCCCGTGCAAGAATCATAGAACTTGGATTCAGTAGCTGGGAAAACGGAAAGCTGCTTCGTAAAACCTCTACGTTGATTAAGGGTGCTGATATTGTTCCCGACAATATCAGTAAAATCAATGGAATTACGACCGAAATGCTGAAAGATGCCCCCAGGTTTGAAGAAGTCTGGAAAAGTATCAAGGGGGACATTCAGGGATCATTATTGGTCGCGCACAATTTAGCATTTGATGTCGGTATGGTGAATCGGGAACTGATTCTCGCCGATCGCATACCACTCGGAAACATGGGGATTGATACACTGCCTCTGTCTCGTAAAATGTTGCCAGAGCTATCAAGCTATCGCCTTGGTGAAATCGCGAAACATATGGGAATTTTGAACGAGAATCCCCACAGGGCGATGGGGGATTTGGAAACACTGGAAAAGATTGTATCGAATTTACTCGGATCGTTACCGGGAACGTTTGACGAAGGAGTGATGCGTCTGTTTTGTTTATGGGGAGGCTATCCGGCACATCGTTATTTCAGGGATGTTGTCCAATGTGCTTTTCAGAAAAAGAAAAAGATTTCTGTTCTGGCTGATTTTTCAAGAGGTCTCCAGGAAACAGATCCGATTGTTCTGGAACCGCTTCATGCAAATGCCGTCAGTCTTATTGGAGAACATCTCGGAGAAAAACTTGAAATTCCGTTTGACCGCATTCTTTCTCTTGAGATTGAAGGTTTGTTGCCCGGGGAAGTTTCGATGAAGTAG